From a single Apium graveolens cultivar Ventura chromosome 2, ASM990537v1, whole genome shotgun sequence genomic region:
- the LOC141708166 gene encoding L-idonate 5-dehydrogenase-like has protein sequence MENVHGDLEGGKIKDGRAEAVDTNMAAWLLGVKNLQIQPYHLPPLGPQDVKVRIKAVGICRSDVHHYNHMRCANFLVKKPMIVGHECAGFIEEVGSEVKSLQVGDRVALEPGISCLSCPLCTGGRYNLCPQMKFFGSPPTNGSLANQVVHPARLCFKLPETVSLEEGAMCETLSVGVHACRRANVGPETNVLIIGAGPIGLITMLAARAFGAPKIVMVDVDDLRLSFAKDLGADEIVKGSTSIEDVAEEVSCIHKAMTNCVDVSFDCVGFTKTMTVALNATRAGGKVCLVGLGQTEIAIPIMAAATTREIDVIGIFRYRNTWPLCIELLRSGKIDVKKLITHRFKFDNEGVEKAFETSARGGDAIKVMFNL, from the exons ATGGAAAATGTACATGGTGATCTTGAAGGTGGAAAGATTAAAGATGGACGAGCAGAAGCAGTGGATACAAACATGGCCGCTTGGCTTCTTGGTGTTAAGAATCTTCAGATTCAGCCTTATCATCTCCCTCCTCTTG GTCCTCAAGATGTCAAGGTCAGGATAAAAGCTGTTGGAATTTGTAGGAGTGATGTTCATCATTATAAT CACATGAGGTGTGCTAATTTTCTTGTTAAGAAACCAATGATTGTCGGTCATGAGTGTGCTGGCTTCATTGAAGAGGTTGGGAGTGAAGTTAAGTCTCTGCAAGTGGGCGATCGTGTTGCTTTAGAACCAGGTATAAGCTGCCTGAGTTGCCCTCTTTGCACGGGTGGTCGCTACAATCTGTGTCCGCAGATGAAGTTTTTTGGCTCCCCTCCAACTAATGGTTCTTTGGCAAATCAG GTGGTCCATCCAGCAAGACTTTGTTTTAAACTACCAGAAACTGTGAGCTTAGAAGAAGGTGCTATGTGTGAAACCCTTAGTGTAGGAGTTCACGCCTGTCGTCGTGCAAACGTTGGTCCTGAGACAAATGTACTGATCATAGGAGCAGGACCAATAGGCCTCATAACTATGCTGGCTGCTCGAGCTTTTGGTGCCCCTAAAATTGTTATGGTTGATGTTGATGATCTACGGTTGTCATTTGCAAAAGATCTTGGTGCAGATGAGATTGTTAAGGGATCCACATCTATTGAG GATGTAGCAGAGGAAGTATCGTGCATACATAAAGCCATGACTAACTGCGTGGACGTGAGCTTCGATTGCGTTGGGTTCACTAAAACCATGACCGTAGCTTTGAATGCAACTCGGGCTGGTGGTAAAGTATGTCTGGTGGGATTGGGGCAGACCGAGATAGCAATTCCTATAATGGCTGCTGCTACTACAAG GGAGATTGATGTAATCGGTATATTCCGATATAGGAACACATGGCCACTCTGCATTGAGCTTCTCAGGAGTGGTAAGATTGATGTTAAGAAACTCATAACTCACAGGTTTAAATTTGACAATGAGGGAGTTGAAAAAGCCTTTGAGACCAGCGCTCGAGGTGGTGATGCCATCAAAGTCATGTTTAACTTGTAG